From one Solanum lycopersicum chromosome 12, SLM_r2.1 genomic stretch:
- the LOC138340250 gene encoding uncharacterized protein: MSMCVQVLVMACCCCRALLEIKGKRRGREETGKGERREWGGSGGQRGKGEERMEKEGKKRETERRAKREGEEERGGGCRKREREEGGRERVRRREGEGRREREKKRGVAVFGGGYGEGRFAGNNRERGRREAGEREGRKRE; the protein is encoded by the exons ATGTCAATGTGTGTTCAAGTGCTGGTCATGGCTTGCTGCTGCTGTCGTGCGCTTCTCGAG ataaagGGGAAGAGGAGGGGAAGAGAAGAGACGGGAAAGGGAGAAAGACGGGAATGGGGAGGAAGCGGAGGACAGAGGGGGAAAGGAGAAGAACGGATGGAAAAAGAGGGGAAAAAGAGGGAAACAGAGAGAAGAGCAAAACGAGAGGGAGAAGAGGAGAGGGGAGGCGGCTGCCGAAAAAGGGAGAGAGAAGAGGGAGGCAGAGAGAGGGTGAGGAGAAGAGAGGGAGAGGGACGACGGGAGAGGGAGAAGAAAAGGGGGGTGGCGGTTTTTGGCGGCGGCTATGGAGAAGGGAGGTTCGCCGGAAACAATAGGGAGAGAGGGAGACGGGAGGCTGGAGAGAGGGAGGGGAGAAAGAGAGAATAA